One genomic window of Roseobacter ponti includes the following:
- a CDS encoding tripartite tricarboxylate transporter permease, with translation MSFMDSIAAGLSLVGNVESFLALFVGVAIGTIGGAIPGMSATMAVALTLPFTFAMQPITGILLLLGVYKGGIFGGSIPAILIKTPGTPASSATILDGYPMAEKGEAGRALGMALWASCTADVISNLALILFAGWLASFALSFGPPEFFTLILFSLTIIAGVSGTSLLRGALSALLGLLLATIGLDLVYGTNRFTFGDPNMMGGLNFIAVLIGLFAIPEILAMVWNPTAHVGTARSLGNNRVTFADYRRCFKSIVRGSFIGVFLGSIPGIGAAPSAFLSYSEARRTSKNRDNFGKGEVEGVAASEAGNNGVAGATLIPLLALGVPGDVITAIIIGAFMIHGLQPGPMMFILNVDIIYGLFIGLIVSSFFLFIVGTVAIRGFKYVADIPKRILIPAVLVLCIYGVFAVNNNIFDVGVMFAMGWVGYLMVRYQVPAAPFLIAFILGPLLEDNFRQSMLMSGSDPLILFRGPITWFFWLLTVITVIAIVRAGVRAVRGIPLGGGP, from the coding sequence ATGAGTTTTATGGACAGCATCGCCGCGGGTCTCAGCCTCGTTGGCAACGTGGAATCTTTTCTGGCGCTTTTTGTGGGCGTGGCCATCGGCACCATCGGCGGGGCAATCCCGGGCATGTCGGCCACCATGGCGGTGGCGCTGACGCTGCCCTTCACTTTTGCCATGCAGCCGATCACCGGCATCCTGTTGCTGCTCGGGGTCTATAAGGGCGGTATTTTCGGCGGCTCGATTCCGGCGATCCTGATCAAGACACCCGGCACGCCCGCATCATCGGCCACGATCCTTGATGGCTATCCGATGGCCGAAAAGGGCGAGGCAGGGCGCGCGCTTGGCATGGCGCTCTGGGCCTCCTGCACGGCGGATGTGATCTCCAATCTGGCGCTTATTCTCTTTGCCGGCTGGCTGGCCTCCTTTGCGCTGAGCTTCGGTCCGCCGGAGTTTTTCACGCTTATCCTCTTTTCGCTGACCATCATTGCCGGCGTTTCAGGCACCAGCCTGCTGCGCGGGGCGCTGTCGGCGCTTCTGGGTCTGCTGCTGGCCACCATCGGGCTTGATCTGGTGTACGGAACAAACCGGTTCACATTCGGCGATCCCAATATGATGGGGGGGCTGAACTTCATCGCTGTGCTGATCGGTCTTTTTGCCATCCCCGAGATCCTTGCCATGGTCTGGAATCCCACGGCCCATGTCGGTACCGCGCGCAGCCTTGGCAACAACCGCGTGACCTTTGCCGATTACCGGCGGTGTTTCAAATCCATCGTGCGCGGCAGCTTCATCGGGGTCTTTCTGGGCTCCATTCCGGGCATCGGGGCGGCGCCGTCCGCCTTTCTGAGCTATTCCGAGGCGCGGCGCACTTCGAAAAACCGCGACAATTTCGGCAAGGGTGAGGTGGAAGGCGTGGCCGCGTCAGAGGCCGGCAACAATGGTGTGGCCGGTGCTACGCTCATTCCGCTCCTGGCGCTCGGTGTACCGGGCGACGTGATTACCGCAATCATCATCGGTGCCTTCATGATCCACGGGCTGCAGCCCGGCCCGATGATGTTTATCCTGAACGTGGATATCATCTATGGCCTCTTTATCGGCCTCATCGTCAGCTCGTTTTTCCTCTTCATCGTCGGCACCGTGGCGATCCGCGGCTTTAAATATGTGGCCGATATCCCCAAACGCATTCTGATCCCCGCCGTGCTGGTGCTCTGCATCTACGGCGTCTTTGCGGTGAACAACAATATCTTCGACGTCGGCGTGATGTTTGCCATGGGATGGGTCGGGTATCTGATGGTGCGCTATCAGGTGCCGGCAGCACCCTTTCTTATCGCCTTTATCCTCGGCCCCTTGCTGGAGGATAATTTCCGCCAGTCGATGCTGATGTCGGGCAGTGATCCGCTGATCCTGTTCCGGGGCCCGATCACCTGGTTCTTCTGGCTGCTGACGGTGATCACGGTGATCGCAATTGTACGTGCAGGCGTGCGCGCGGTCCGGGGCATCCCGCTGGGCGGTGGCCCGTGA
- a CDS encoding tripartite tricarboxylate transporter TctB family protein — translation MTERQVQLRLGIGALIAAVLLTLVAIPQWVSSPSNVQRLVLSPLFWPYALAGFTFLAGLGLIFGGLRMTDSGEPVDAPSDDPRAAWMRLAGMAVIMVLAMFLMPRLGMVLTAMLIFVATAFLVRTRHPKTALVCAVIVPLVLYAFFAHVAGVAIPQGDYLRLP, via the coding sequence ATGACAGAGCGACAGGTACAGCTGCGCCTCGGGATTGGTGCGCTGATCGCTGCGGTGCTTCTTACGCTGGTGGCGATCCCCCAGTGGGTCTCCTCTCCGAGCAACGTGCAGCGCCTGGTTCTGTCGCCGCTTTTCTGGCCCTATGCGCTGGCAGGGTTCACTTTTCTGGCAGGTCTGGGTCTCATTTTCGGCGGGCTGCGCATGACCGACAGCGGTGAGCCGGTCGATGCGCCCTCGGATGATCCGCGCGCCGCCTGGATGCGGCTTGCCGGCATGGCAGTGATCATGGTGCTTGCCATGTTCCTGATGCCGCGACTTGGCATGGTGCTGACCGCGATGCTCATCTTTGTGGCCACCGCCTTTCTGGTGCGCACGCGGCATCCGAAAACGGCGCTGGTCTGTGCGGTGATCGTGCCGCTGGTGCTTTATGCTTTCTTTGCTCATGTCGCGGGGGTCGCCATTCCGCAGGGCGACTATCTGAGGCTGCCATGA
- a CDS encoding Bug family tripartite tricarboxylate transporter substrate binding protein: MKFKTFGAACAVSLGLATTAFAEYPERPINMVIPYGAGGATDISARTIAEPLNNAVGRPLVMANVTGAGGATGSVAVQNAKADGYTMLFARVGSHSVNPAMKATLPYTLEDFRFVTVYEINPVACAVSPNSGITSMDELIARVAEGGVTYSSSGVGSLLHIAAVMVLSEFGVTDPLTQTTHIPQKGGGAAATAVLNGTATFLCTNSSALASFVANKQLVPLMVTTAEPVPGFDAPTAADLGKPALHQLVGWTGIAGPDDLPDDVADKWGEWMATATADEEFLDKMTSRGSVIELMDPVRANEFIQGQYETFRKLVDDLGMRIEG; encoded by the coding sequence ATGAAATTCAAGACCTTTGGTGCGGCCTGTGCCGTCAGTCTGGGCCTCGCGACAACCGCCTTTGCCGAGTATCCGGAGCGGCCGATTAACATGGTCATCCCCTATGGTGCCGGGGGCGCCACCGATATCTCAGCGCGCACAATTGCCGAGCCGCTGAACAATGCTGTCGGCAGACCGCTGGTGATGGCGAATGTGACGGGCGCCGGGGGCGCCACGGGTTCTGTTGCCGTACAGAACGCCAAGGCAGACGGTTACACCATGCTCTTTGCCCGTGTGGGGTCGCATTCGGTGAACCCTGCCATGAAAGCGACGCTGCCCTACACACTGGAAGATTTCCGCTTTGTCACCGTCTATGAGATCAACCCGGTTGCCTGCGCTGTGAGCCCGAATTCCGGCATTACTTCGATGGACGAGCTGATCGCCAGAGTTGCCGAAGGTGGTGTGACCTATTCCTCTTCCGGTGTCGGATCGCTGCTGCACATCGCGGCGGTGATGGTGCTCTCCGAGTTCGGGGTGACTGATCCTCTGACACAGACAACGCACATCCCGCAAAAGGGTGGCGGCGCGGCTGCAACCGCGGTTCTGAATGGCACGGCCACGTTCCTGTGCACCAACTCGTCCGCGCTGGCGAGCTTTGTCGCCAACAAACAGCTGGTGCCGCTGATGGTGACAACGGCCGAGCCAGTGCCAGGCTTTGACGCGCCGACAGCGGCCGATCTGGGCAAACCTGCGCTGCATCAGCTGGTCGGCTGGACCGGTATCGCCGGCCCCGATGACCTGCCTGATGACGTTGCCGACAAGTGGGGCGAGTGGATGGCCACTGCCACGGCAGATGAGGAGTTCCTCGATAAAATGACCTCACGCGGCTCGGTAATCGAGCTGATGGATCCGGTCAGAGCCAATGAGTTTATTCAGGGTCAGTACGAAACATTCCGGAAACTTGTTGACGATCTGGGCATGAGGATTGAAGGCTAG